Part of the Burkholderia humptydooensis genome, GCGGTCGACAGCGAAGCCCGGCACATCCGGCTGCGCCGTTCCGCCGTTTTTTACATGATCGAAATTCGCAACCTTTCGCAGCGTTTCGAGGGGCCTCGCGGCTGGATCGAGGCGCTGCACAACGTCAATCTGACGATTCCGCAGGGCGAGGTATTCGGCATCATCGGCCGCAGCGGCGCGGGCAAGAGCACGCTCGTGCGCACGATCAACCTGCTCACGCGGCCGTCCGAAGGCAGCGTGTTCGTCGGCGGGCGCGACCTGACGCAATTGTCGGCCGGCGAGCTGCGCGGCGCGCGGCGCGACATCGGGATGATCTTCCAGCACTTCAACCTGCTGTCGTCGCGCACGGTGTTCGACAACATCGCGCTGCCGCTAGAGCTCGCCGGCGTGAAGCGCGCGGAGATCGAGGCGACCGTGCTGCCGCTGCTCGATCTCGTCGGCCTCGCCGCGCAGAAGGACCGCTATCCGGCGCAGATCAGCGGCGGGCAGAAGCAGCGCGTCGGCATCGCGCGCGCGCTCGCGAGCAAGCCGAAGGTGCTGCTGTCCGACGAAGCGACGTCCGCGCTCGACCCCGAGACGACGCGCGCGATCCTCGACCTGCTCCGGCGCATCAACCGCGAGCTCGGCCTCACGATCGTCCTCATCACGCACCAGATGGAAGTGATCAAGGACGTGTGCGATCGCGTCGCGGTGCTCGACGCCGGGCGCGTCGTCGAGGAGGGCAACGTGATCGACGTGTTCATGCGCCCGCATCACGAAGTCACGCGCGCGCTGATCGGCGACGTGATCGCGCAGGAGCTGCCGCCCGCGATGAAGGCGCGCGTTGCCGAGCGCCTGAAGACGGGCTCGGGCCATCTGTTGCGCCTCGCGTTCACGGGCTCGGGCGTCGACCAGCCGATCCTCTCCGAGACGATCAGGCGCTACGAGCTGGACTTCAACATCCTGCACGGCCAGATCGACGAGATCCAGGGGCGCGCGTTCGGTTCGCTCGCGGTGCTCGCCACCGGCGAGCCGGGCAAGGTGGGGCAGGCGTTCGCGTATCTGCGCGAGCAGGGCGTGGTCGTCGAGGAGCTTTCGTATGTTGAGTGAAATGTTCGATATGTTCGTGCAGTCGTTCTGGGAGACGCTGATCATGGTCGGCATTTCCGGAGCGGTCGGCGCGCTCGTCGGCCTGCCGCTCGGTGTGCTGCTCTATCTCACCGACCGCCAGGGCGTGCTGCAGAATCTCGCGGTGAACCGCGTGCTGGGCGGCATCGTCAACGCGGTGCGCTCGACGCCGTTCATCATCCTGCTCGTCGCGGTGATTCCGTTCACGCGCCTCGCCGTCGGCTCGTCGAT contains:
- a CDS encoding methionine ABC transporter ATP-binding protein, which translates into the protein MIEIRNLSQRFEGPRGWIEALHNVNLTIPQGEVFGIIGRSGAGKSTLVRTINLLTRPSEGSVFVGGRDLTQLSAGELRGARRDIGMIFQHFNLLSSRTVFDNIALPLELAGVKRAEIEATVLPLLDLVGLAAQKDRYPAQISGGQKQRVGIARALASKPKVLLSDEATSALDPETTRAILDLLRRINRELGLTIVLITHQMEVIKDVCDRVAVLDAGRVVEEGNVIDVFMRPHHEVTRALIGDVIAQELPPAMKARVAERLKTGSGHLLRLAFTGSGVDQPILSETIRRYELDFNILHGQIDEIQGRAFGSLAVLATGEPGKVGQAFAYLREQGVVVEELSYVE